A genomic stretch from Haloferax sp. Atlit-12N includes:
- the mvaD gene encoding phosphomevalonate decarboxylase MvaD, with amino-acid sequence MKATAKAHPIQGLVKYHGMRDTERRMPYHDSISVCTAPSHTKTTVEFLPGADEDVYVIGGEEVEGRGAERIQAVVDRVRELADFDHRVRLESENSFPSNIGFGSSASGFAAAAMALGEAAGLDMTRPEVSTIARRGSASAARAVTGAVSHLYSGMNDTDCRSERIETDLEDDLRIVAAHVPAYKETEQAHAEAADSHMFQARMAHIHAQIDDMRDALYDADFDAAFELAEHDSLSLAATTMTGPAGWVYWQPRTIAVFNAVRRLRNEEDVPVYFSTDTGASVYVNTTEEYVDRVEEAVADCGVETDVWGVGGPAEVLDESEALF; translated from the coding sequence ATGAAGGCCACCGCCAAGGCCCACCCGATTCAGGGCCTCGTGAAGTATCACGGGATGCGAGACACGGAGCGCCGAATGCCGTACCACGACAGCATCAGCGTCTGCACGGCACCGAGCCACACGAAGACGACCGTCGAGTTCCTCCCCGGCGCCGACGAAGACGTCTACGTCATCGGCGGCGAGGAAGTCGAAGGCCGCGGCGCGGAGCGCATCCAAGCCGTCGTCGACCGGGTCCGCGAACTGGCCGACTTCGACCACCGCGTCCGCCTCGAAAGCGAGAACTCCTTCCCCTCGAACATCGGGTTCGGGTCGTCGGCGTCCGGGTTCGCCGCGGCTGCGATGGCGCTCGGCGAGGCGGCCGGCCTCGACATGACGCGCCCCGAAGTTTCGACCATCGCCCGCCGCGGGTCGGCGTCCGCCGCCCGCGCCGTCACGGGCGCGGTGTCGCACCTCTACTCGGGGATGAACGACACCGACTGTCGCTCCGAGCGCATCGAGACCGACCTCGAAGACGACCTGCGCATCGTCGCCGCGCACGTCCCCGCCTACAAGGAGACCGAACAGGCCCACGCCGAGGCCGCCGACAGCCACATGTTCCAGGCGCGGATGGCGCACATCCACGCCCAGATAGACGACATGCGCGACGCTCTGTACGACGCCGACTTCGACGCCGCCTTCGAACTCGCCGAGCACGACTCGCTGTCGCTCGCGGCGACGACGATGACCGGCCCCGCCGGCTGGGTCTACTGGCAACCGCGCACCATCGCCGTGTTCAACGCCGTCCGCAGGCTCCGGAACGAAGAGGACGTGCCGGTCTACTTCTCGACCGACACCGGCGCGAGCGTCTACGTCAACACCACCGAGGAGTACGTCGACCGCGTCGAGGAAGCCGTCGCCGACTGCGGCGTCGAGACCGACGTGTGGGGCGTCGGCGGCCCCGCCGAAGTGCTCGACGAGTCCGAAGCGCTGTTCTGA
- a CDS encoding NAD(P)/FAD-dependent oxidoreductase, with amino-acid sequence MRVLVLGAGYAGLTLARDLERRLPADADLTVVNDSAHHLVQHEVHRAIRRPAVADAIQVPLDEALDRAEVVVDRVTAVDRDARTVELAEGDALDYDYCAVCLGAETAYYGIPGLEAHSVPLKRVADAETIRKRFFDDCDEGGTVVVGGAGLSGVQVAGELAALRDEEDAHADIVLVEQLDAVAPSFAESFQRAVRDELLDRGVEIRTETAVESVTDATVATDTGDIDYDLLVWTGGIAGDDAMGGERPSVRADLRLDRRTFVVGDAARAVDADGEPVPASASAALREAKTVAGNVAAQVKFELDGDGNDFAPRPDPYRFEVPGWIVSVGDGAVAQVGPSIFRGKAAKAMKATVGAGHLTSVGAISRAVDLVDEELHA; translated from the coding sequence ATGCGTGTCCTGGTTCTCGGTGCCGGGTACGCGGGCCTCACGCTCGCCCGTGACCTCGAACGCCGACTCCCCGCCGACGCCGACCTGACCGTGGTGAACGACTCCGCGCACCACCTCGTCCAACACGAGGTCCACCGCGCGATTCGGCGGCCGGCGGTCGCAGACGCGATTCAGGTCCCCCTCGACGAGGCGCTCGACCGCGCCGAGGTCGTCGTCGACCGCGTGACGGCGGTGGACCGTGACGCGCGGACCGTCGAACTGGCCGAGGGCGACGCCCTCGACTACGACTACTGTGCGGTCTGTCTGGGCGCTGAGACCGCCTACTACGGCATCCCCGGGCTCGAAGCCCACTCGGTCCCGCTGAAGCGCGTCGCCGACGCGGAGACCATCCGCAAGCGCTTTTTCGACGACTGCGACGAGGGCGGCACCGTCGTCGTCGGCGGCGCGGGGCTGTCGGGCGTGCAGGTCGCGGGCGAACTCGCCGCGCTCCGCGACGAGGAGGACGCGCACGCCGACATCGTCCTCGTCGAGCAACTGGACGCCGTCGCGCCGTCGTTCGCCGAGTCGTTCCAGCGGGCGGTCCGCGACGAACTCCTCGACAGAGGCGTCGAGATTCGGACCGAGACGGCCGTCGAGTCGGTGACGGACGCGACCGTCGCGACCGACACCGGCGACATCGACTACGACCTGCTCGTCTGGACGGGCGGCATCGCCGGCGACGACGCGATGGGCGGCGAGCGACCCTCCGTCAGGGCGGACCTCCGACTCGACCGCCGGACGTTCGTCGTCGGCGACGCGGCCCGCGCCGTCGACGCCGACGGCGAACCCGTGCCGGCGAGCGCCTCCGCGGCCCTCCGCGAGGCGAAGACCGTCGCCGGCAACGTCGCGGCGCAGGTCAAGTTCGAACTCGACGGCGACGGGAACGACTTCGCGCCGCGGCCCGACCCCTACCGATTCGAAGTCCCCGGCTGGATCGTCTCCGTCGGCGACGGCGCGGTCGCGCAGGTCGGCCCGAGCATCTTCCGCGGGAAGGCCGCGAAGGCGATGAAAGCCACCGTCGGAGCGGGCCATCTCACCTCAGTCGGCGCGATTTCCCGGGCGGTCGACCTCGTCGACGAGGAACTGCACGCCTGA
- a CDS encoding SRPBCC family protein, giving the protein MRGESSRTRTRVERTPEGRRLVVSRRISAPAAAAWDVLVSVADWPDWGPSVSAVRGIDGRIEAGSRGEVRVAGVWVPFSIETCDDESRRWTWRVVGIPATGHRVESVGTDRCEAAFEVPILAGPYAAVCALALRRIERLAKRRARG; this is encoded by the coding sequence ATGAGGGGCGAGTCGAGCCGGACCCGAACGCGGGTGGAGCGCACGCCTGAGGGACGGCGACTGGTCGTCTCCCGGCGGATTTCGGCTCCCGCGGCGGCAGCGTGGGACGTGTTGGTGTCGGTCGCCGACTGGCCCGACTGGGGGCCGAGCGTGTCGGCCGTCCGCGGCATCGACGGGCGCATCGAGGCAGGCAGTCGCGGCGAGGTCCGCGTCGCCGGCGTCTGGGTCCCGTTCAGCATCGAGACGTGCGACGACGAGTCCCGCCGGTGGACGTGGCGTGTAGTCGGGATTCCGGCGACGGGACACCGCGTGGAGTCGGTCGGGACCGACCGCTGCGAGGCGGCGTTCGAAGTGCCGATTCTCGCAGGGCCGTACGCCGCGGTCTGTGCGCTCGCGCTGCGCAGAATCGAACGGCTCGCGAAGCGTCGTGCTCGCGGTTGA
- a CDS encoding phosphotransferase family protein encodes MDPVGTVLAREFPERRVTATARVPNGNHKRTAVATFADGGEVVVQTATDAAALALESDLSRAVRERTTIPVPRVLASGAVDGFGYVVVARAAGDELHERFVSLDSATQRRVARSFGVGLGQLHEAFSFGGYGRLGRSAPGRPRADGGDASDSLTDRGFDAASADDSDWETWFSAYAREGITALPAAFDGIREQLADAVAAASLPANPPASLYPWDFRPGNALVADGRVTAVLDWGQPMAAAPGLAVAKVEHLVADWYVEDGAPLRRAFRAGYESVRPLPSVPRAYRVAAVVHSAVDSAGEVTRPGYPERTGAAALDFHLNRLDALL; translated from the coding sequence ATGGACCCCGTCGGAACCGTACTCGCCCGCGAGTTTCCCGAGCGACGCGTCACGGCGACGGCCCGCGTTCCGAACGGGAACCACAAGCGGACCGCGGTGGCGACGTTCGCCGACGGCGGGGAAGTCGTCGTCCAGACGGCAACCGACGCCGCGGCGCTAGCCCTCGAATCCGACCTCTCGCGGGCGGTCCGCGAGCGCACGACGATTCCGGTTCCCCGCGTCCTCGCGTCGGGCGCGGTCGACGGGTTCGGGTACGTCGTCGTAGCGCGCGCCGCCGGCGACGAGCTCCACGAGCGGTTCGTCTCGCTCGATTCGGCGACCCAACGTCGCGTGGCTCGGTCGTTCGGCGTCGGCCTCGGCCAGCTTCACGAAGCGTTCTCTTTCGGGGGGTACGGTCGGCTCGGACGGTCGGCTCCCGGGAGACCGCGGGCCGACGGCGGCGATGCTTCCGACTCGCTGACCGACCGCGGGTTCGACGCCGCGAGCGCCGACGACAGCGACTGGGAGACGTGGTTCTCCGCCTACGCCCGCGAGGGAATCACCGCGCTTCCGGCCGCGTTCGACGGGATTCGAGAGCAATTGGCGGACGCCGTCGCGGCCGCCTCGCTCCCCGCGAACCCGCCGGCGAGCCTCTATCCGTGGGATTTCAGACCCGGGAACGCGCTCGTCGCCGACGGCCGCGTGACCGCCGTGCTCGACTGGGGACAGCCGATGGCCGCCGCGCCGGGGCTCGCCGTCGCCAAGGTCGAACACCTCGTCGCCGACTGGTACGTCGAAGACGGTGCGCCGCTCCGCCGGGCGTTCCGCGCGGGCTACGAGTCGGTCCGGCCGCTCCCGTCGGTACCACGCGCCTATCGGGTCGCCGCCGTCGTCCACTCGGCGGTCGATTCGGCGGGAGAAGTCACCCGTCCCGGCTATCCCGAGCGGACCGGGGCGGCCGCGCTCGACTTCCATCTGAACCGCCTCGACGCGCTGTTGTAA
- a CDS encoding non-histone chromosomal MC1 family protein, producing MVREDGKRNFVLVEDGEETSVFSGTYPRQAALKAARRLHPAPGPDDIDGKATLRLRERGTDRVHIYEGWAWTEEKDDDAPEWMDDYVTRANVSKQGIEHLEA from the coding sequence ATGGTACGAGAAGACGGCAAGCGAAACTTCGTCCTCGTCGAAGACGGCGAGGAGACGAGCGTGTTCAGCGGAACGTATCCCCGGCAGGCAGCCCTGAAGGCCGCTCGACGACTTCACCCCGCCCCGGGCCCCGACGACATCGACGGGAAAGCGACGCTCAGGCTCCGCGAGCGCGGGACCGACCGCGTCCACATCTACGAGGGGTGGGCGTGGACCGAGGAGAAAGACGATGACGCCCCCGAGTGGATGGACGACTACGTCACTCGGGCGAACGTCTCGAAGCAGGGTATCGAACACCTCGAGGCGTAA
- a CDS encoding histidine kinase N-terminal 7TM domain-containing protein encodes MNWQHTAYAYPMVFAAVVAGVLSAYAVQFVRRRGRNPTVVSFAVLTAAVTLWTATTAVKLFLVDPGAKLLAYKFLHVGAMAAAPTFFVFALAYTDRRELLDRHVVASLYVVPAMFLVVLFTNPLELGYTGWKLSTVDGVTVLSVADGPVSVFGLVYGFVLLFLGLGIIGQYALELDRPYRTQATLLIVGMLVPSVVAALELTGTPPLAGGVNLIPASLAVPSVTFGIAVYRYKLLDILPLAYATAGAHSADGLVVLDADEVVVHVNDHVRPLLGTGDPLLGRPASEAIPNYGDLDGEHSSCDVLVEDERYVELTRIPLDQAGDPLGWVISVRDVTPRKHYELALESRNDELEVLNRIVRHDIRNDMQLVTAYIDIVLNHEPLSDEARSQLETALRRALNTVDLTDVLGQLMRATNDDERRRALDVGDVLREAVEDVREGHPNAAFTVGDLPSATVFANDLLDSVFVNVLKNAVVHSDRDRPAIVVSGTADDEGVTVRIADDGPGISDEQKSVVFGKGAKGLESPGTGTGLYLVETIVSNFGGTVHIEDNEPRGSVFVIDLPLATVEAAD; translated from the coding sequence ATGAACTGGCAGCACACCGCCTACGCCTACCCGATGGTCTTCGCGGCGGTGGTCGCCGGCGTCCTCTCCGCCTACGCGGTCCAGTTCGTCCGCCGCCGCGGGCGGAACCCGACCGTCGTCTCGTTCGCCGTGCTGACGGCCGCCGTCACCCTCTGGACCGCGACGACGGCGGTCAAGCTGTTCCTCGTCGACCCCGGCGCGAAACTGCTCGCGTACAAGTTCCTCCACGTCGGGGCGATGGCCGCCGCGCCGACGTTCTTCGTCTTCGCTCTCGCGTACACCGACCGCCGGGAACTGCTCGACAGGCACGTCGTCGCGTCGCTGTACGTCGTCCCGGCGATGTTCCTCGTCGTCCTCTTCACCAACCCGCTGGAGTTGGGCTACACCGGCTGGAAGCTGTCGACCGTCGACGGCGTGACGGTGCTCTCCGTCGCCGACGGCCCGGTGAGCGTGTTCGGCCTCGTCTACGGCTTCGTTCTGCTGTTTCTCGGACTCGGCATCATCGGTCAGTATGCCCTCGAACTCGACCGCCCCTACCGGACACAGGCGACGCTCCTCATCGTCGGGATGCTCGTGCCGTCGGTCGTCGCCGCGCTCGAACTCACTGGCACCCCGCCGCTCGCGGGCGGTGTCAATCTCATCCCCGCCTCGCTCGCGGTCCCCTCGGTGACGTTCGGCATCGCCGTCTACCGCTACAAGCTCCTCGACATCCTCCCGCTGGCGTACGCGACCGCCGGCGCGCACTCGGCCGACGGCCTCGTCGTCCTCGACGCCGACGAGGTCGTCGTCCACGTCAACGACCACGTCCGTCCGCTGTTGGGCACCGGCGACCCGCTCCTCGGCCGCCCGGCGAGCGAGGCCATCCCGAACTACGGCGACCTCGACGGCGAGCACTCGTCGTGCGACGTGCTCGTCGAGGACGAGCGCTACGTCGAGTTGACGCGCATCCCGCTCGACCAAGCCGGCGACCCGCTCGGCTGGGTGATTTCGGTCCGAGACGTGACGCCGCGGAAGCACTACGAACTCGCCTTGGAGTCGAGGAACGACGAACTGGAAGTGCTCAACCGCATCGTCCGCCACGACATCCGAAACGACATGCAGCTCGTGACGGCGTACATCGACATCGTCCTCAACCACGAACCGCTGTCCGACGAGGCGCGGTCGCAGTTGGAGACGGCGCTCCGGCGGGCGCTCAACACCGTGGACCTCACCGACGTGCTCGGACAGCTGATGCGCGCGACGAACGACGACGAGCGCCGCCGCGCCCTCGATGTCGGCGACGTGCTCCGGGAGGCCGTCGAAGACGTGCGCGAGGGCCACCCGAACGCGGCGTTCACGGTCGGTGACCTCCCGTCGGCGACGGTGTTCGCCAACGACCTGCTCGACTCGGTGTTCGTGAACGTCCTGAAGAACGCGGTCGTCCACAGCGACCGCGACCGCCCGGCCATCGTCGTCTCGGGCACCGCGGACGACGAGGGCGTCACCGTCCGCATCGCCGACGACGGACCCGGCATCTCCGACGAACAGAAGTCGGTCGTCTTCGGGAAGGGCGCGAAGGGGCTCGAAAGCCCCGGCACCGGAACGGGCCTCTACCTCGTCGAGACCATCGTCTCGAACTTCGGCGGCACCGTGCATATCGAGGACAACGAGCCGCGGGGGAGCGTCTTCGTCATCGACCTCCCGCTCGCGACCGTCGAAGCCGCGGACTGA
- a CDS encoding acyl-CoA dehydrogenase family protein → MDYSLSDEQRAIREEVRRFAENEVAPVAGEYDEAEKYPAEVVRKASEMGLTGAHFPVEYGGVGYSSLENALVTEELFAVDPGIGLCITSAGFGAEAIISFGTDDQKERFLPPITEGESVMGAAISEPQAGSDVTSVRTRAEKDGDEWVINGTKMWITNGSVGDYFVVMCRTDPDADDRYAGFSQIIVEADRDGFSADKITGKMGIRASDTAELVFDDVRVPEENLVGTEGMGFLQLMQFFDETRTAVAAQAVGIAKGACERALDYAKEREQFGRSIGDFQAIQHKLAEMHTATEAARQLTYKSAWSVDNDEDQLTALASMAKEFASNVATDVADEAVQIHGGAGFVNDHDVERLYRDAKITQIYEGTTEIQKNIIARELLGKGF, encoded by the coding sequence ATGGACTATTCGCTCTCGGACGAACAGCGGGCCATCCGCGAGGAGGTTCGACGGTTCGCCGAAAACGAGGTCGCACCGGTCGCGGGGGAGTACGACGAGGCCGAGAAGTACCCCGCTGAGGTCGTCCGCAAGGCGTCGGAGATGGGGCTGACTGGGGCGCACTTCCCCGTCGAGTACGGCGGCGTCGGCTACTCGTCGCTGGAGAACGCGCTCGTCACCGAGGAGCTGTTCGCGGTCGACCCCGGAATCGGGCTCTGCATCACGAGCGCCGGGTTCGGCGCGGAGGCCATCATCAGTTTCGGCACCGACGACCAGAAGGAGCGCTTCCTGCCGCCGATTACGGAGGGCGAGTCCGTCATGGGCGCAGCCATCAGCGAGCCGCAGGCGGGCTCCGACGTAACCTCGGTGCGCACCCGCGCCGAGAAAGACGGCGACGAGTGGGTGATAAACGGCACCAAGATGTGGATAACGAACGGGAGTGTCGGCGACTACTTCGTCGTCATGTGCCGGACAGACCCCGACGCGGACGACCGCTACGCGGGTTTCTCGCAGATTATCGTCGAGGCCGACCGCGACGGGTTCTCCGCGGACAAGATAACCGGAAAGATGGGCATCCGCGCCAGCGACACGGCCGAACTCGTCTTCGACGACGTGCGCGTGCCCGAGGAGAACCTCGTCGGCACCGAGGGGATGGGCTTCCTCCAGCTCATGCAGTTTTTCGACGAGACCCGGACCGCGGTGGCCGCGCAGGCGGTCGGCATCGCCAAGGGTGCCTGCGAGCGGGCGCTCGACTACGCCAAAGAGCGCGAGCAGTTCGGCCGCTCCATCGGCGACTTCCAGGCGATTCAGCACAAGCTCGCGGAGATGCACACCGCGACCGAGGCCGCCCGGCAGTTGACCTACAAGTCTGCGTGGAGCGTCGACAACGACGAGGACCAACTGACCGCGCTCGCGTCGATGGCCAAGGAGTTCGCCTCGAACGTCGCCACCGACGTGGCCGACGAGGCCGTTCAGATTCACGGCGGGGCCGGCTTCGTCAACGACCACGACGTCGAGCGGCTCTACCGTGACGCGAAAATCACGCAGATTTACGAGGGAACCACGGAGATTCAGAAGAACATCATCGCCCGCGAACTGCTCGGCAAGGGCTTCTGA
- a CDS encoding HAD family hydrolase produces MAPFDAILFDLDNTLCTNDQSGETVYAGAFDAAGLDRFGEPSDLWTALDGPPDHDDHEGYLADGFERVAAKHDREVDVRALARGFVETVDHSAVSFRPGAEAALAAARDHASVGLVTNGPERRQSIKLDALGIADAFDAVVFAGDMPRRKPHPDPFDRALADLDAEANASLHVGDSLEFDVDGAHRAGLDAAWCPVETGTEGDLDPTSHAPAYVLRSLTEFSAILDGGP; encoded by the coding sequence GTGGCACCGTTCGACGCGATTCTCTTCGACCTCGACAACACGCTCTGTACGAACGACCAGAGCGGCGAGACCGTCTACGCCGGCGCGTTCGACGCCGCCGGTCTCGACCGCTTCGGCGAGCCGTCGGACCTCTGGACCGCGCTCGACGGCCCGCCGGACCACGACGACCACGAGGGCTACCTCGCGGACGGCTTCGAGCGCGTCGCGGCCAAACACGACCGTGAGGTCGACGTTCGGGCACTGGCCCGCGGGTTCGTCGAGACGGTCGACCACTCGGCGGTCTCGTTCCGCCCCGGTGCCGAGGCTGCACTCGCCGCCGCCCGCGACCACGCGTCCGTTGGCCTCGTCACCAACGGCCCCGAGCGCCGGCAGTCTATCAAACTCGACGCGCTCGGCATCGCCGACGCGTTCGATGCGGTCGTCTTCGCGGGTGATATGCCGCGGCGAAAACCCCATCCCGACCCGTTCGACCGGGCGCTCGCCGACCTCGACGCCGAGGCGAACGCGAGCCTCCACGTCGGTGACTCGCTGGAATTCGACGTTGACGGAGCCCACCGCGCCGGTCTCGACGCCGCGTGGTGCCCGGTCGAAACGGGTACTGAGGGCGACCTGGACCCGACCTCTCACGCCCCGGCGTACGTCCTCCGGTCGCTCACCGAGTTTTCTGCGATTCTAGACGGCGGTCCGTGA